In Paenibacillus durus, the DNA window TACACGCTCGCGGCAGCAGATCCCGAAAAGCAACGCCAGTTTGCCGAAACGACCTTTCCCGATTTGAAAAAAAGATACTGAACGATGAAATCGACCACTTGCTCTTCGAGGATGAGTCCATGATTCGGGATTATCAAGCGATTCAGAAAACCTGGTTTCTTCGCGGGAAGCAACGAATCATTCCAACCACAGGCAAGCATCGCGGGGTCAAGCTACTCGCGACGGTTGACTATGAGACGGGACGAATCGTTTGGCAAGAAGACGAAGAATATACCGCTGAAACTTTTCTTGCCTTTCTTCAGAAGGTCCTTGCAGCTTATCCAACGGGGAAACTGGTTCTTGTGTTAGATAATGCCCGGATTCATCATGCAAAGCTGCTTCAGCCGTTTCTGGAAGAGCAGAAAAATCGGCTCCAGCTCGTGTTTCTGCCACCATACAGCCCGCAGTTAAATATCGTAGAAGGACTCTGGAAATGGCTCAAGTCCAGTGTGATCAACAATGTGTTCTATTCCACCGTTTCCGAAATCCGTCTGCGTGTTGGGCAGTTTATGGATGAAATCATGAAGCGCCCTCATGTAATTATTGACCGCCTATGCGTTCGGTTTTGATTGCTATCTTCTTTCGTTCAACTTATATAGCATGCGGTGGTGAGACGTAATCGGATGTTTAAGTGTTTTGACCACCTTCATGAGATGCGCCTCCCTCGCAAGTTTGATGGATCTAGCTGGACTTACCCAGTTAGAGTAAAAAGTTGTAAATTAACAATCGTAACAGAAATGTGCCGAAAAAATCGAAAAGCCTCTTGACTTTTCTGGAATACCCCAATAATCGCGAAGGAGGTATTATCTTTTATACCTATCTTCCATATAACGGGGTTCGAAAATGTCAGATCTTCATCAACCTAAGTACAAGAAGCTTTCCTACAGCGCTTTTGGAGACGCACCACTCTTGCTTTCCTTGTGGAATCGTTTTGACTTTTCTCTACTCCTTACACAATGCGGAATTATGAAAACTCGAGGATGTCCCACCTGGAAACTTGCGTTTCTGTTTGTCGTCGGACTTTTGAGCCGTTGTACCACGTGCTTGCAAATGATTCAGTTTTATGAAAAAGACTCCCTCCTCGAGCGGATGTTTGGCGGACAAAAGATCACACAGTCTGTTTTCAGCCGTTTTATGGTCTCGTCCTTTGCATGGCAAGCGTTTAACCTCAAACGTGTCGCCAAACTGCAGGAGCAGGAGGAGACGATGCTGAAGGATGATGATGTCATTGCCCTGGATGACACCTTGGTCGAACATAATCACGCCAGGAACATGCCGTTTATCTATCGCTTGTGGGATCATTGCAGCAAAGTGTATGTAAACGCCATGAATATGGTCGTACTCCATGCGGTCAAGGCAAATGGGTTTCAGTATCCGCTTCTTTACGCCATTTGGAAACAGGATAACGGAGAATCGGAGCATCTATCCAAACTGCATTTAGCTCTCAACCTGCTGCAGCAAGTGAAGGACAATCTTCGCGGTACCGCAAAGTGCTGGGTGGCCATGGACAGCTGGTATTTGGCCAAG includes these proteins:
- a CDS encoding IS630 family transposase (programmed frameshift) codes for the protein MDKHTELEKVTEAMKQAKERRMYERYQAIYLYLKGTSMTAIADILNRNRMTVSSYIHTYENSGLAALQLKHSSGAPTRLTKEQQDQLKQTVAYSVPHEVGFTAKHNWTLELIATYVEREWGHRYSLRGISKVMERLGLSYMKPTYTLAAADPEKQRQFAETTFPDLKKILNDEIDHLLFEDESMIRDYQAIQKTWFLRGKQRIIPTTGKHRGVKLLATVDYETGRIVWQEDEEYTAETFLAFLQKVLAAYPTGKLVLVLDNARIHHAKLLQPFLEEQKNRLQLVFLPPYSPQLNIVEGLWKWLKSSVINNVFYSTVSEIRLRVGQFMDEIMKRPHVIIDRLCVRF
- a CDS encoding transposase, which translates into the protein MSDLHQPKYKKLSYSAFGDAPLLLSLWNRFDFSLLLTQCGIMKTRGCPTWKLAFLFVVGLLSRCTTCLQMIQFYEKDSLLERMFGGQKITQSVFSRFMVSSFAWQAFNLKRVAKLQEQEETMLKDDDVIALDDTLVEHNHARNMPFIYRLWDHCSKVYVNAMNMVVLHAVKANGFQYPLLYAIWKQDNGESEHLSKLHLALNLLQQVKDNLRGTAKCWVAMDSWYLAKDLYLGIEGLGFHWVSRAKSNMTLYRKVKVHGKERIVKTLPSRLIQEAKPTFSFWRKKGIRCMPFRDIYIAIDEIHKGKGYRKEPVLKAVNAVVTAYLEEDQETGSVKETFALLISDQIEAPPEKIVQVYRKRWSIEVFFRNAKQELGMNDCHSTDEHHIHAHMTYCLLLKRSSASLSGNMT